A single genomic interval of Chryseobacterium paludis harbors:
- a CDS encoding PPC domain-containing DNA-binding protein: MNTDIFKGTLWTAKKVDEIYIVSVKDRSGIVEALTDFVKVQKIQSGEITGIGAVSEATLRFFVPSTKNYVDKTFNEQMEASNISGNVSVMDDKPLLHLHITLGRQDYTALAGHLLDAKIRGAGEFIFYPLNTKMVKVKDDEVGINFYDFEK, encoded by the coding sequence ATGAACACGGATATTTTTAAAGGAACTCTTTGGACTGCTAAAAAAGTAGATGAGATCTATATTGTAAGTGTAAAAGACAGGTCAGGTATTGTAGAAGCATTGACGGACTTTGTTAAGGTTCAAAAAATACAGTCCGGAGAGATAACAGGAATAGGTGCAGTAAGCGAGGCAACACTTCGGTTTTTTGTTCCTTCGACAAAAAATTATGTCGATAAGACTTTCAATGAACAAATGGAGGCCTCTAATATTTCAGGAAATGTTTCAGTAATGGATGATAAACCACTACTCCATTTGCATATCACGTTGGGAAGACAGGACTATACCGCTTTGGCAGGACATCTCTTGGATGCAAAGATCCGCGGTGCAGGAGAATTTATTTTTTATCCTTTGAACACAAAAATGGTAAAAGTTAAAGATGATGAAGTTGGGATTAATTTTTATGATTTTGAAAAATAA
- a CDS encoding helix-turn-helix domain-containing protein gives MEKMFRFNSISEFHNFCNLPGPEHPLISLIDYSKVSYPIDDNEMKWIQNFYSVGLKRNVNAKFNYGQQQYDFDSGVLSFVSPLQFLKVEINQNVKVEPTGWILLIHPDFLWNTSLAKKIKSYEFFQYSVNEALFLSEKEENAIAEILKNIEKEYQSNIDKFSQELIIAQLELLLIYSERFYERQFLTRKKSNHEILERFEETLSRYFNNGHIPENGLPTVKAIAEEMNISPNYLGSLLRIHTQQNTQQHIQNRLIEYAKERLSTTNLSVSEIAYELGFEHPQSFSKLFKQKTTQSPLEFRKFFS, from the coding sequence ATGGAAAAGATGTTTCGCTTTAATTCGATTTCCGAGTTTCATAACTTTTGTAATCTACCTGGTCCTGAACATCCATTGATCAGCCTGATTGATTACAGTAAGGTTTCTTATCCTATAGATGATAATGAAATGAAATGGATTCAGAATTTCTATTCTGTAGGCTTAAAAAGGAATGTTAATGCCAAATTCAACTATGGCCAGCAACAGTATGATTTTGATTCGGGGGTTCTGTCATTTGTTTCTCCACTTCAGTTTTTAAAAGTAGAGATCAATCAAAATGTAAAAGTAGAGCCAACGGGCTGGATACTTCTTATACATCCTGATTTTCTATGGAATACTTCACTGGCAAAAAAGATAAAATCGTACGAGTTCTTTCAATATTCAGTAAATGAAGCTCTTTTTTTGTCAGAAAAAGAAGAAAATGCAATCGCTGAAATTCTAAAAAACATTGAAAAGGAATATCAATCCAACATCGATAAGTTCAGTCAGGAATTGATAATTGCCCAATTAGAATTATTGCTTATCTATTCCGAACGATTTTATGAGCGACAGTTTCTAACCAGGAAAAAATCCAATCATGAGATTCTTGAACGATTTGAAGAGACCTTATCCCGGTATTTCAATAATGGGCATATCCCGGAAAATGGTTTGCCTACGGTAAAAGCTATTGCTGAAGAAATGAATATATCCCCCAATTACCTTGGAAGCTTATTACGGATTCATACGCAGCAGAACACCCAACAGCATATCCAGAACAGACTTATTGAATATGCTAAAGAGCGGTTGAGTACCACGAATTTGTCTGTTAGTGAAATTGCTTATGAACTTGGTTTTGAACATCCACAATCATTTAGTAAACTTTTCAAACAAAAAACAACCCAATCCCCTTTGGAATTCAGAAAATTTTTCTCGTAA
- a CDS encoding chloramphenicol acetyltransferase gives MEFFIIRKLTEICRNDKAVSKMKIIDVEQWNRKEHFNFFSKMASPYFGFTTEVDCTTAYDTVKANGYSFFAYYLHKSMAAINSVDELKMRIVDDQVVLFDVIHAGTTIARADGTFGFSFIPFSEQFETFNAELQEEVKAVQNSSGLRLSTDTVTKALIRHSTIPWNTFSALLHPTNLDPTESIPKITFGKFSIREGRKYLPVSIEAHHGLADGLHIAKYLEEFQRQLDL, from the coding sequence TTGGAATTTTTTATAATCAGAAAACTTACGGAAATTTGCAGAAATGATAAAGCAGTAAGTAAAATGAAGATCATCGATGTTGAACAATGGAACAGAAAAGAACATTTTAATTTTTTTTCAAAAATGGCAAGTCCATATTTTGGTTTTACAACAGAAGTAGATTGTACTACGGCTTATGATACGGTAAAAGCAAATGGCTATTCTTTTTTTGCCTATTACCTTCATAAATCAATGGCCGCAATAAATTCTGTGGATGAATTAAAAATGCGGATCGTAGATGATCAGGTTGTTCTATTTGATGTCATCCACGCCGGAACCACCATTGCCCGAGCTGATGGAACCTTTGGTTTTTCATTTATTCCTTTTTCAGAACAATTTGAAACTTTTAATGCTGAACTTCAGGAAGAAGTTAAAGCGGTACAAAATTCTTCAGGGTTAAGATTGAGTACCGATACTGTGACTAAAGCTTTAATAAGACATTCTACCATTCCGTGGAATACTTTCAGTGCTTTGCTACATCCTACTAATCTTGATCCAACAGAATCTATCCCCAAAATTACGTTTGGAAAATTTAGTATCCGCGAGGGGAGAAAATACCTGCCTGTTTCTATTGAAGCACATCACGGTCTGGCTGATGGTCTTCATATTGCAAAATATCTGGAAGAATTTCAAAGACAGCTGGATCTTTAA
- a CDS encoding SDR family oxidoreductase — protein METKKVWFVTGASKGLGLNLVKKLLAEGYRVAATSRNADSLIKEIGSASETFLPLEVNLKENSSVKEAVEKSIAHFGQLDVIVNNAGYAQVGSLEELSDEESRENFDVNVFGALNVVRNVMPYLRNQRSGNIFNISSVAGFSGGFAGWGIYCSTKFAMAGFTEALAEEVKEFGVKATVVYPGYFRTEFLTKGSIRTPENAIEDYKMARESQQLHLDTINGNQMNDPEKGAEVLIAMSKEEHPPVHLLLGNETIDLLKNKIDILTQDAEKWKNYTLSTAYTELS, from the coding sequence ATGGAAACAAAAAAAGTATGGTTCGTTACTGGTGCCTCTAAAGGATTGGGACTTAATTTAGTTAAAAAATTACTAGCCGAAGGATATCGTGTAGCAGCAACGAGTAGAAATGCGGATTCTCTGATTAAAGAGATTGGTAGTGCATCTGAAACATTTTTACCCCTGGAAGTCAATTTGAAAGAGAATTCAAGTGTTAAGGAGGCTGTTGAAAAAAGTATAGCTCATTTTGGACAACTTGATGTTATTGTAAACAATGCCGGATATGCGCAGGTTGGTTCTTTAGAAGAGCTTTCTGATGAGGAATCACGTGAAAATTTTGATGTTAATGTATTTGGAGCATTAAATGTTGTCAGAAATGTAATGCCTTATTTACGAAATCAGAGATCAGGAAATATATTTAATATTTCTTCAGTAGCAGGTTTCTCCGGAGGTTTTGCAGGTTGGGGGATCTATTGTTCCACCAAGTTTGCTATGGCAGGATTTACAGAAGCACTGGCAGAGGAAGTTAAAGAATTTGGCGTAAAAGCTACTGTTGTATATCCTGGATATTTTCGTACAGAATTTCTTACAAAAGGATCAATCAGAACTCCTGAAAATGCTATCGAAGATTACAAAATGGCACGTGAATCTCAGCAACTGCATCTTGATACCATTAATGGAAATCAGATGAATGATCCAGAAAAAGGAGCAGAAGTTCTCATTGCGATGAGTAAAGAAGAGCATCCACCTGTACATTTGTTATTAGGAAATGAAACGATTGATTTACTTAAAAATAAAATCGATATCCTAACCCAAGATGCTGAAAAATGGAAAAATTATACCCTATCTACAGCTTATACTGAACTTTCATAA
- a CDS encoding Atu4866 domain-containing protein: MNNTIEETKEYIGMWVTKDGHIRHELLPDNRYDEARGSRESAYQGSYWVSGDHIDYKDDTGFTADGDFKDGILYHGGMVFYKEN, from the coding sequence ATGAACAATACGATAGAAGAAACAAAAGAATATATCGGAATGTGGGTAACCAAAGACGGTCACATCCGCCATGAATTATTACCCGACAATCGATACGACGAAGCCCGTGGTTCGCGTGAAAGTGCCTACCAGGGAAGTTATTGGGTTTCAGGAGATCATATTGATTATAAAGATGATACTGGATTTACCGCAGACGGCGACTTTAAAGATGGGATATTATACCACGGTGGTATGGTTTTTTATAAAGAAAATTGA
- a CDS encoding SDR family oxidoreductase — translation MSKTILITGAASGFGKIAAFDLAKKGHHVIATTQVYPQMSDLIREAKEQGVQMTVDKLDVTNPKDIAYTLKKYDIDILISNAGIMEGGPIAEQPLDLIRSMFEVNVFGALELAQGFIKKFIDKKGGKIVFTSSMGGLWTVPYVAAYCASKHALEAIAEGLKTELEPFNIKIATCNPGVFGTGFNDRGVDSIMHWYDPKVNFTPESVFAGTTEALANQLDPQSMADVIVNVALDDHSNFRNLHPKETEDFVKQLQTEAWSVKS, via the coding sequence ATGAGTAAAACAATTTTAATTACAGGTGCTGCAAGTGGTTTTGGTAAAATTGCAGCTTTCGATCTAGCTAAAAAGGGACACCATGTCATTGCGACGACACAGGTTTACCCGCAGATGAGTGATTTAATAAGAGAAGCCAAAGAACAAGGTGTTCAGATGACTGTTGATAAATTAGATGTGACCAATCCTAAAGACATTGCTTATACTTTAAAAAAATATGATATTGATATTTTAATAAGTAATGCCGGTATCATGGAAGGAGGACCTATTGCTGAGCAGCCTCTGGATCTGATCCGTTCTATGTTTGAAGTAAATGTATTCGGAGCTTTGGAGCTGGCTCAAGGTTTTATTAAAAAATTTATCGACAAGAAAGGTGGTAAAATTGTTTTTACATCATCAATGGGAGGTCTTTGGACTGTTCCTTACGTTGCTGCTTACTGTGCTTCAAAACATGCTTTAGAGGCTATCGCAGAAGGTCTTAAGACAGAATTAGAACCTTTTAACATCAAAATAGCAACCTGTAATCCGGGAGTTTTTGGAACTGGATTTAATGATAGGGGAGTAGACTCTATTATGCATTGGTATGATCCTAAGGTAAATTTCACCCCAGAATCAGTTTTTGCAGGAACTACTGAAGCTCTTGCCAACCAACTTGATCCACAATCTATGGCTGATGTAATTGTAAATGTTGCATTAGATGATCATAGTAATTTCAGAAATTTACACCCTAAAGAAACAGAGGATTTTGTAAAACAATTACAAACAGAAGCCTGGAGTGTAAAAAGTTAA
- a CDS encoding NAD(P)-dependent oxidoreductase translates to MENTKLGFIGLGNMGNPMAKNLEKAGFPLSVYNRTIEKAEDFKEKSTVYSKVSDVIKNSDVIFTMLTNDDAVRAVYEEILSVDIHGKLFVDMSTISPEASNDISSAVKIKEAGFIDAPVAGSTKPAADGTLIIMVGGEEKDVERAQPYLQKLGKTIKHLGENGKGIAAKLSVNYFISTLYQGLAETVLFSDKLGIERKDMLDIINESASGSGATKVKTPLLVNDNYEPAFALDLMLKDILLAKKAGADYPLSKTLIDTYQSAHDAGFGKDDVIGIINYLKK, encoded by the coding sequence ATGGAAAATACAAAATTAGGGTTTATTGGATTAGGAAATATGGGAAATCCAATGGCCAAAAATCTGGAAAAAGCGGGATTTCCGCTATCTGTTTATAACAGAACAATTGAAAAAGCGGAAGACTTTAAAGAAAAATCAACAGTTTACAGTAAGGTTTCAGATGTGATTAAAAACAGTGATGTTATTTTTACAATGCTGACCAATGATGATGCAGTAAGAGCAGTATATGAAGAAATACTATCAGTAGATATTCATGGTAAACTGTTCGTTGATATGAGTACTATTTCTCCTGAGGCAAGTAATGATATTTCTTCCGCTGTTAAAATAAAAGAAGCCGGATTTATTGATGCTCCTGTTGCCGGAAGTACAAAACCTGCTGCTGATGGTACCCTGATTATTATGGTAGGTGGCGAAGAAAAAGATGTAGAGCGTGCACAACCTTATTTACAAAAGCTTGGAAAAACCATCAAGCATTTGGGAGAGAATGGAAAAGGAATTGCTGCAAAATTATCAGTAAACTATTTCATATCTACCCTATATCAAGGACTTGCTGAGACTGTTTTATTTTCGGATAAGCTAGGAATAGAACGTAAAGATATGCTGGACATTATTAATGAGAGCGCAAGTGGTAGTGGTGCTACAAAAGTTAAAACACCACTACTGGTGAATGATAACTATGAACCGGCATTTGCATTAGATCTTATGTTAAAAGATATTCTTCTCGCCAAAAAAGCGGGAGCTGATTATCCATTATCAAAAACATTAATTGATACCTACCAGTCGGCTCATGATGCGGGATTTGGAAAAGATGATGTGATCGGTATTATCAATTATCTGAAAAAATAA
- a CDS encoding helix-turn-helix domain-containing protein: MTKSSEIIFDRLVYSCAFEKYRGMEEFIPDHFLGFQLSGETHAFHDQGKTIIKENTVVLVRKNQLVRTIKHPSKETQYQFISITLDKNTLQQYAAENKIIVDNEFKNKQKFFFESDDFFTKYFVSLIPYIDKTKNASSKLASLKVKEAIELLLQSNPDFKNLLFDFSEPYKTDLKEFMNQNFIFNLPVEAFAKLTGRSLSGFKRDFQKAFSIPPQKWLKEKRLEEAYYLIKHQNKKPTDIYLDLGFENLSHFYYSFKKKFGVTTTEV; the protein is encoded by the coding sequence ATGACAAAAAGTTCTGAAATAATATTTGATCGATTGGTATACTCTTGTGCTTTTGAAAAATACAGGGGAATGGAAGAATTTATTCCAGATCATTTTTTAGGATTCCAATTATCTGGTGAGACTCATGCTTTTCATGATCAGGGCAAGACTATTATTAAAGAAAACACAGTCGTTCTGGTCAGAAAAAATCAACTTGTAAGAACTATAAAACATCCTTCTAAAGAAACCCAGTATCAATTTATTTCAATTACTCTGGATAAAAATACACTTCAGCAATATGCAGCAGAAAACAAAATTATTGTTGATAACGAATTTAAGAATAAACAAAAATTCTTTTTTGAGTCGGATGATTTTTTTACGAAGTATTTTGTTTCTCTGATTCCCTATATTGATAAAACTAAAAATGCAAGCTCAAAACTAGCTTCGTTAAAAGTAAAGGAAGCAATTGAGCTTCTTTTACAAAGTAATCCTGATTTTAAGAATTTGCTTTTTGATTTTTCTGAGCCTTATAAAACTGATTTAAAAGAATTCATGAATCAGAATTTTATTTTCAACTTACCTGTCGAAGCTTTTGCAAAATTAACAGGCCGCAGTCTATCTGGTTTTAAGCGTGATTTTCAAAAAGCATTCAGCATACCTCCCCAAAAATGGCTTAAAGAAAAACGATTGGAAGAAGCCTATTATTTAATTAAACATCAAAATAAAAAACCCACTGATATTTATCTTGATCTTGGGTTTGAGAATTTGTCGCATTTCTATTATTCGTTTAAAAAGAAATTTGGAGTAACAACCACTGAAGTCTGA
- a CDS encoding GlcG/HbpS family heme-binding protein has protein sequence MNITYSEATIAINASIEKAKSLHIPVSLAVVDTGGHLVAFARLDSVYGVIDFAIKKARTAVMFGVDSDTMGTIVSGADIHGYGMLNSNDGLLTIAGGVVIKNKEGKIIGAIASSGGSPEQDREIANKGAAGIF, from the coding sequence ATGAATATCACTTATTCTGAAGCAACAATTGCAATAAATGCATCCATAGAAAAAGCAAAATCTTTACATATTCCTGTAAGCCTTGCCGTAGTAGATACAGGAGGACATTTGGTCGCATTTGCAAGATTGGACAGCGTTTATGGCGTCATCGATTTTGCTATTAAAAAAGCCCGAACTGCAGTAATGTTCGGTGTCGACAGTGATACAATGGGCACTATTGTTTCAGGTGCTGACATTCATGGATATGGTATGTTAAATTCTAACGACGGACTTTTAACAATAGCAGGTGGCGTGGTTATTAAAAATAAAGAGGGAAAAATAATAGGAGCTATTGCCTCTTCCGGAGGTTCGCCGGAACAGGATAGGGAAATAGCAAACAAAGGGGCTGCTGGTATTTTTTAA
- a CDS encoding aldo/keto reductase, producing MNYRKLGCSELEVSAITLRAWATGGWMWKSKDRKEAVEAIKASHDVGVTSIDTAPIYGQGASEEIVGEAIKGFSRDKVQILTKFGMRWDLEKGDFAMKSYDHNGNAIEVYKYAGKESIIYECEQSLKRLGTDYIDLYQIHWPDSTTPIDETFEAVLKLIEQGKVRFAGVCNYTASQIQQAERTLPLVSNQIPFNMVNRTVESETVSYCIDHNKSVLAYSPLERGLLTGEIHSGYEFKPGDHRASLPHFQPQFVEKTNVFLDKIKPIAEQHNASLSQLVLRWTIERPGITIALAGARNVEQAVQNANAIHINLSKEELKTIDDLVNTF from the coding sequence ATGAATTACAGAAAATTAGGATGCAGTGAACTGGAAGTCTCAGCGATCACGCTTAGAGCTTGGGCTACTGGAGGTTGGATGTGGAAGAGCAAAGATCGAAAGGAAGCTGTTGAAGCAATTAAAGCGTCTCATGATGTTGGAGTGACTTCTATTGATACTGCCCCAATTTATGGACAGGGAGCCAGTGAGGAAATTGTTGGAGAGGCTATTAAAGGATTTTCTCGTGATAAAGTTCAAATTCTCACAAAATTCGGGATGCGTTGGGATTTGGAGAAAGGAGATTTTGCAATGAAAAGCTATGATCATAATGGAAATGCGATCGAAGTTTATAAATATGCGGGAAAAGAAAGCATTATTTATGAATGTGAACAAAGCTTAAAGAGATTAGGAACTGATTATATTGATCTGTATCAAATTCACTGGCCAGATTCTACCACTCCCATCGATGAAACTTTTGAGGCTGTTTTAAAATTAATAGAACAGGGAAAAGTGCGTTTTGCAGGAGTTTGTAATTATACTGCATCACAGATACAGCAAGCCGAAAGAACGCTTCCTTTGGTTTCTAACCAAATTCCATTCAATATGGTCAACCGCACCGTTGAAAGCGAAACAGTTTCTTACTGCATAGATCACAACAAGTCTGTGTTGGCTTACAGCCCATTAGAAAGAGGATTGCTAACAGGGGAAATACATTCCGGTTATGAGTTTAAACCCGGTGATCATAGAGCTAGTTTACCTCATTTTCAACCCCAATTTGTTGAAAAAACAAATGTCTTTTTAGATAAAATTAAACCTATTGCAGAACAGCATAATGCAAGTTTGAGTCAGTTGGTTTTAAGATGGACTATTGAAAGACCTGGAATCACTATCGCCTTAGCAGGAGCCAGAAATGTGGAACAAGCTGTTCAAAATGCAAATGCAATTCATATTAATTTAAGCAAAGAAGAACTGAAAACAATCGATGATCTGGTAAATACTTTTTAA
- a CDS encoding ligase-associated DNA damage response exonuclease, which produces MKLITFTKKGIYCPQGQFYIDPWRPVDLAVITHGHADHARWGMKKYFCHHFTKPILYQRIGPEIECQSVGYGEVTIINGVKVSLHPAGHIIGSAQIRLEYKGYVSVISGDYKVQDDGLSTPFELVKCHEFVTESTFGLPIYNWLEIEDLNKKLQNWVLRNKENGKTSVFVGYSLGKAQRIMKAIEGLGKIHVHYSIGKLNEAFESVGIKLPEYEVPDFKESTKHLQSEIVIVPPALLDSNIIRKIPEAATAICSGWMQVRGARRWRSADAGFAMSDHADWGGLLQAVKATEAEIVHVTHGQTEVFSKYLNEIGVKADVIQTQFGEDEEEAEKENIENPEP; this is translated from the coding sequence TTGAAACTAATTACATTCACAAAAAAAGGAATTTATTGTCCTCAAGGTCAATTTTACATAGATCCCTGGCGGCCTGTAGATCTGGCGGTGATCACTCATGGACATGCAGATCATGCCCGTTGGGGAATGAAAAAGTATTTTTGCCACCATTTTACCAAACCTATTTTATACCAAAGAATAGGACCTGAAATTGAATGCCAGAGCGTAGGTTATGGTGAAGTTACAATAATTAATGGAGTCAAGGTTTCTCTACATCCTGCAGGCCATATCATAGGATCTGCCCAAATCAGATTAGAGTATAAAGGATATGTAAGTGTAATTTCAGGAGATTATAAAGTTCAGGATGATGGATTAAGTACTCCTTTTGAATTGGTAAAGTGTCATGAATTTGTGACTGAAAGTACTTTTGGACTTCCCATTTACAACTGGCTGGAAATTGAAGATCTTAATAAAAAACTTCAAAATTGGGTATTAAGAAATAAAGAAAACGGGAAAACATCTGTTTTTGTGGGCTATTCTCTTGGAAAGGCACAACGTATTATGAAGGCAATAGAAGGATTAGGAAAAATCCATGTTCACTATTCTATTGGGAAGCTCAATGAAGCTTTTGAAAGTGTGGGAATAAAACTTCCTGAATATGAGGTTCCTGACTTTAAAGAAAGTACCAAGCATCTGCAAAGTGAAATTGTTATTGTTCCGCCGGCTTTATTAGACAGTAATATTATTCGTAAAATACCCGAAGCGGCGACAGCCATCTGTTCAGGATGGATGCAGGTTCGGGGTGCCAGAAGATGGCGAAGTGCTGATGCAGGATTTGCAATGAGTGATCATGCAGATTGGGGTGGATTACTGCAGGCTGTAAAAGCTACTGAAGCAGAAATTGTTCATGTTACCCATGGGCAAACGGAAGTTTTTTCAAAATACTTAAATGAAATAGGTGTTAAAGCTGATGTTATACAAACTCAGTTTGGTGAGGATGAAGAAGAGGCTGAAAAAGAAAACATTGAAAATCCTGAGCCATGA